In Luteitalea sp., the following are encoded in one genomic region:
- a CDS encoding AAA family ATPase, whose translation MYRDFFGLSERPFDLTTNPRFLFLSSGHREALSVLHYGMAGDKGITVLVGEAGTGKTTLARAALAHYQSSEVLGLYLNNPTLTRQEFFEFVAHGVGLSPKVARSKATFLRELDALLGERRRSGKLTALIVDEAQAIPTEILEEIRMLANLESPTSKHLSILLAGQPELATRLNEPALLPLKQRVALRTTLTPFRLLETACYLAMRIRVAGGDPAAIFYRSAVERIHQVSRGVPRTINVVSDNALLTAFALKAKPVSTDIIAEVCRDLDVNMGGNEPVVAEAQAGSSQEPGAVPGGERRQLAPDRGPGDLLGTPRPPAAVHRPEGNDDHARKEPSASRSNETAMARRAVILSVD comes from the coding sequence GTGTACCGAGATTTCTTCGGCCTATCGGAGCGCCCGTTCGATCTCACGACGAACCCGCGGTTCCTGTTCCTCTCGAGCGGGCACCGCGAAGCCTTGAGCGTCCTGCACTACGGCATGGCGGGCGACAAGGGCATCACGGTGCTCGTTGGTGAGGCCGGAACTGGAAAGACGACGCTCGCTCGCGCGGCCCTGGCCCACTACCAGAGCTCGGAGGTGCTCGGCCTTTACTTGAACAACCCCACGCTGACGCGGCAGGAGTTCTTCGAGTTCGTTGCCCACGGCGTGGGACTCAGTCCGAAGGTGGCTCGGTCCAAGGCCACGTTCCTGCGCGAGCTGGACGCGCTGCTCGGAGAGCGGCGTCGTTCCGGCAAGCTGACGGCGCTGATCGTCGACGAAGCGCAAGCGATACCTACCGAGATCCTCGAAGAGATTCGCATGCTGGCGAACCTCGAGTCCCCGACGAGCAAGCATTTGTCGATCCTGCTCGCGGGACAACCCGAGCTCGCGACGCGGCTGAACGAGCCGGCGTTACTTCCGCTCAAACAGCGAGTGGCCTTGCGCACCACGCTGACGCCATTTCGCCTGCTGGAAACCGCCTGCTATCTCGCCATGAGGATCCGTGTCGCGGGTGGCGACCCAGCCGCGATCTTTTACCGGTCGGCGGTGGAGCGCATTCATCAGGTGTCGAGGGGCGTTCCCCGGACGATCAACGTCGTCTCCGACAACGCGCTGCTGACGGCCTTCGCCCTCAAGGCGAAGCCGGTCTCCACCGACATCATCGCCGAGGTGTGCAGGGATCTCGATGTGAACATGGGCGGCAACGAGCCCGTCGTGGCGGAAGCACAGGCGGGGTCGTCGCAGGAGCCGGGCGCCGTCCCAGGTGGCGAGCGGCGGCAGCTGGCCCCAGACAGGGGGCCAGGGGATCTGCTCGGCACGCCACGGCCGCCCGCTGCCGTGCATCGACCGGAAGGTAACGACGATCACGCGAGAAAAGAGCCGTCGGCCTCCCGCTCGAACGAGACGGCGATGGCGCGACGTGCAGTGATCTTATCTGTCGACTGA